The Lycium ferocissimum isolate CSIRO_LF1 unplaced genomic scaffold, AGI_CSIRO_Lferr_CH_V1 ctg16545, whole genome shotgun sequence nucleotide sequence ATTCCCTATCATCCTCACATGGTAGAACCACTTTGTCTTCTTCCCATTTTTTATGAATGTTTAGTCCTTCATCAACCATGGCAGGGTTTGACCTTCCCAATTTGTGCAAGTCTCGGTACCACCAACACAAGAGGCCAACAAACATCTTGAAATCAGATTTTTCTACACAGAGAAAATCAAAAAGCAGAGATTCAATTCTAATCCGTGACACCCTCTGCTGCACCCTCAAACGGCTATATTTTGAGATCAAAATCCTGCTCACAAAACCCTACTTTTCTACTCCTATAAATATCTCTTTTAGCTCTTCAGCCGGACGAAGCTTGAACGATGGAAAACTCTCTCATTTAAGCTATTTTCTACCATTTCTCAAAGAAAATTGTAGCATTTTGTTATCTCTCAATCTCTATCCGTTTCTATTTTGTCAAAAGAGAGTAGATCTGAGACCCCGACATCTTAGTTCACTGCACCCACAAGAGGTAAAATCTGaatttcttcttatttatttagTGTCGACGTGTGTTTTGATGTTGGGAAATCATGTTTTTAGTATCTAAGTTTATGTTATAGAAAACATGACTATAGTAGTGAATTTGTCTAGTCGAATGTTATATAAATTTAGAATATGTGCTATGTGTCTATTATAtagtatatgtattttttttatatactttagACTTCATGTTATATGACTGTTGGGTTTACTTCTCGTTGGAGTGTTTTCTGGATGAGCGACTTCGGCTTTTGTGATGAGTGGTTATATTCTGTTGAATATTTGAAAAGTGTGTTTTCCTTCGTTTCATAGTAGCGTGTTTAGATATCACGAATATAAGACACAATTTCAACTTTTGTTTAAATGGACTGCCTGTTAGACCAAGAATTTGTCCATATCATATAGATCTCATAACTTGAAGTggaagttttaaaatttatttgcaGTAGAAATCATTAAATATCATGTTTATGGATTATTCTGGATGACTTAGCATTTAAAGAGTCGAAGTTAAAACCAGGTTCATGTGGTTATTACTAAGTAAATGCTTGtcatattattttcttaataatttaTGGGCACttctatatttaataaactGTTAGAAACGAAACATTTATTCAGATATAGTAATTAAGGTAATACGTATGTTGAGAGGCCTATATATAGTGTTTGTGATGTTCTGTTGCAAACCATGATGTTAATGTGATTTCTACTTCATTGTTTGGTTTAATGGCTTGATGTACTATTGAGGACGACATTCTCCTTTCTAACTAAatcactttttctttctttgtttcgcATGAACACCGGAGCCGAAGAGTCTTGTTTTGAGACTCAACGACGCCACACATGAAGTTATCCTCATCAATTAACCCATACCCGTAATCTACCATGGGATATGTCCTGGAGACCATGGAGATATTGTTGAAAAGCTCcatttcctttatgattcatGTTGTAAATGCTAACTTTGTTATGTGCCTTTAACTGTTATAGTTCATATAAGAACACATTTATTGCTTGTTTGACTCTCTACTTGTGGTGAGCATCTAGTTAATAATTAAACTTCATAGGGATAATACAGGTATTGCCTCTATAATAAATCATTTAGCATTTTATAATGTTCAgctccctttcttttcttttttttttttccccgcaAAAAATCCTGCTATCTTTTAAATCATTATTGAGTTTATGTTTTCAAGACTTTAATAAGTCAAAGGGTGAGAAGATCTTTGATTTTATTCAAGCCAAACTTTGAGCCTTGATTTATTTAGAAAATTGTTTGCAAATGGCATAAAGTCCAGTCGTTGTTTTCTGCCTAACTTGGCATGATAGCTTTAATGTGTTTAATTAGGAGCTTAACGAGGAAATGTATTTTCTATACTAAACTAGATTTTTAAAGTATTAATCACCTTGTTATACATTCTCTATTCTTGAATTCCaggataaaattattttaacttcACATCATTTCCCAATCACgtaaattagacttaaatataAAGTTAGTCACCGCTTTTCGCTTTTAAATACTAATTCCCTCTTGTTTTATATTTAACCAattattttatacattattacTTATACTTTACAAGGCTTTTTAATTAacataagtccggtcggttaaccatttttaatggatcttaaaggatgcttaataccttccctttagattaattgaacccttacctagaatcttttggtttcgtagactttaaatgGAGTTAACAttagataattattttaattggCTTTAGGTGTCCTGATTCACcataataattaggtggcgactccttaactgtAATTAACCCCGAAATTACCGGAATGTTGTAAACCATTTTGactccggttaaaatggggcataacagcttggcgactccacTGGGGACTAtacttaggttctaaccataacggacTTAGTTTAAATAGTCTTTGTGCCCTTgttttaattactttatttgTTGTTAACTGTTTTTACATgccattaattatttttttgatataaaCTGTTTAAGTGTTCCTGTTTTGATATAAACTGTCATCCCGTATCACTTTTCTCCACTCCTGGAAAATTCACACAAATTCACACACTTAAAGCGGTTTCGCGGTTCGCGGCCGTGCACTACTAAATCACCCTCTAGTTGGATCgatcttgtggatttagtcgatcggCGGTGCAGTCGACAGCCACGGACTTTCCACTCCCAAGTCGTCCACTTGGGAGAGCCTTGTGTCATAGGAAACCAACTCTTAGTCAACCTAGAgtagagctaaaccaacacccTTTATTAGgatcatacatttcatgacctagaaggtttaatacccttggtgtattaagcccattagatgactttacccaaacgtccaagtgggtccacaaccccaagtgacactaagcatactttatgtgcatgtttgaaggataattgtgcctaaatattgatcatttgctctaactaattaaactttaggaggGAGGGAAGTATTAACGTTTCTATGACAGGTATGGATTTTACATTGGCGTACGTCTGTGATCAACAATTGACGAGAACCAAGGACATCACAAAATGGAGCTAGAAATTTAGACATGACAAAttgtatttactttacttagaTTAGGAAgtactttatgttgtattcatttgatatgtaataaatattacattacatttgtactttatttttgggaaatagaatttgtttaattagCCAAGAGCAATGGGATGACGTATTATGGCAcattttacccttcaaacaaacgttaggcctacctctggcacaaagaggtcacatgcatattaggacaagttattgttgtttgatatACTTGTTTACATGTTTCTTGACAACTTATTTGCCTTtatttgatgattatttactaCATGACTTATTTGACTCTATGTGATCATGACTTAGCTATATTGATATGAGACTAACATCATTTGCATTTTatgtttctctcttttttctttttttttattattactcCCAAgagagttgattcgtgttgacatTCGAACTGGCCGACCATCCTTACTTCACAAGGTCAAAGACATCAGCATTACCTCGACGTAGTTGGGTTCTTCAAGGAAGGAAAACTACTATGTCTGATCCAGCCGCATCTATTTCAACTGGTTTGGAAAACGTCGTGATCCCTAGTGATCCTCCCGAGACTTCCGAACATAGAACTACTATTCAACATGATGAACATATCGCCCGCTTGACTCAAGAGATTGAGGATCTACGTGGAGAACTGAATCGGGTTAGGGACTTGACCAATTTGTCCATCACACTCCAAAGTCCACCTCCTGAACCTAGAAATGTCGCACCAAACCCACCTCGTTTTCCATCGCTTGAATCTCCAGCTCCTAAACATTTCCCTCCACAAAATAATACACCTACCAACAACAACTTTCCTCCAATCACCCCCGCAAATCCACCAAATCCATCATCCGTCTATACCCCTCCACAAAGCCAACCACCCACCTACACTACCTATGTTATTCCTAATCCACCACCCGTCAACCCACCAAGTCAATCGCTAGTTCAAACTCCTTATGTTCCTTTATCCACTAACACTAATCCACCACCTAAAACTACTCTTCCAAACCCACCAAACTAACTACATATAAATACCACTTATAACAAACCACCTCCAGTCCAAAACACTCCCACTGTCCAAACTTATCCAACCTAGCATATACAAGGGGCACATTTTGTCACTCCTAATGCGCAATATGTTCCTCCGGTATATACAGCAGAAACACAAGCCTTTACCAACCCAACAACGGTCAGGTTCCAACCCGAGGTGGATCAATATGAGGAAATGGAAAAGGATGCAAAAGCAAGGGCGGATGATATATTGTTAAAAGAGATCCACAGTCTCAAAGAAGCAATGAGGAACCTTCAAGTTGCCAGGGGAAGCAAGAGTGTAGAATATGAAGATCTGTGTGTTCAGCCTGACGTTGATTTGCTCGTAGGCTACAAACCACCGAAATTTGATACATTTAATGGAACAGGAGACCCTCACATGCATTTAAGGGCTTATTATGACAAACTGGTTGGAGTAGGTAGAGATCAGAATATAAGGATGAAGCTATTCATAAGAAGCTTATCTGGTGAGGCTCTTACTTGGTATACGCAACAAGATGTCCGTAAATGGCGTGGTTGGAGTGATATGGCACAAGATTTCATGGACCGATTTAGTTTCAATACCGATATCACACCAGATACAGTCTAGATGACTAAGGTAACCAAGAAGTCAACTGAGTCATTTCGTGAGTATGCGTTATTGCGAGGTCGAAGCGACCGTGGTTCAACCCCCGATGAGTGATAGAGAAATGACTGCTACCTTCATTGAATGCCAAACTGGCATGTACTATGAGAAAATGATAGGCATGATGGGACAAAAGTTCACAGAAGTTGTCAGAATAGGAGAAGCCTTAGAAGAAGGAATCAAATCGGGAAAAATTCAGGATCTCACTGCCTTGTAGGCTGCAAGCAAAGCTATTCAATTTGGTTCTATCAGCgggaccaaaaagaaaaaaaaaagatgtagcTGCAGTCATGAATATCCAAGGACGTAAGCCAAGCCAAGCCATTACATACCTTAACCATCCACCACAACCTTTCTACCCTTACCAATATGCTGAACCCTACCAAGCTCCACTAACTCCTTACCCTGTCTACAACGCCCAAGCAAACTACTACTAACCCCGAGCACCTCCCTATCAAAACCCACGTCCATATCAATCCGTTCAAGCTCCAACTTACTAAAATCGACCACATGCTACACCTAAAATCCGTTCAAACCCCGAAATCAAAAATACCCGCAACTACACCCGATTCGCCGAACCTTTGGCTCAATTATTTGAAAGATTGAAAACAGCAGGCGTGATACAACCAATTGAAGGGAAAATTCCGGATCCTATTCCGAGATGGTTTGATGGTTCCAAGCGTTGTGCATATCATTCTGGAGTCGCTGGGCACGATACTGAGGATTGCTATGGTcttaaaaacaaaattgaagccTTGATTAAGGAAGGAGCAATCCAACTTACTGGAGCTCAGCCCAATGTAGACAACAACCCTTTACCTACTCACGAAAATGCCAATGTGAATATGATAACTGTTGAGGGAGATTGGGATTTGAAAGGAGCCATCATGCcaattggaaagttggaaagGGGAACGTCATCAACCTTTGTCGCTCCCGTGGAAACAGTCCAAAGACAAGAACCAATGAAGGTTACTACTCGCAACACCGAGACACCGACCATCTGGGGTGCCGAACTAGGAGAGATTTTGAAGAATTAGACCTCTACTCCGTCCTTGGTTCGCCGGGAGTCTTGGTAGATTGAACATGTAGTGAACTTTTGAAATAGCACGATTTTAAAATTGAGGCCTGAATCATGCCCAAAACTTTTGTTGCTTTGCCTCATCTTTTGGAAGCTTAATTGCAAAATCTATGAATGCATTTCTGATTTTCCTTAACTGTCTATCATTTGTTATTTTctgttttatttagtatataaaTTATCAAATCTGCCAATTTTATGATTGTGACATATAATGAAACGAATGAATAAAGTTTATGTGCCGAACACGATTATGAAGAACGGGAAGACAACATACATCTCGAGAAAATAACAGAGAAATTAGAGGACGGGACAAGATTCCACTTGGAAGAATTTGAAATAGGCGATGGATAATGACACAAGCATGAAGGCTGCCAAttcaaaaagaaatcaaaggacGACATTAGATTAGATTGTTTATCTTGTAACCTTCCCATTTATGTTACGAACTACgctgacctgattcccgtggtgggatacgtaggcaacccacaTAGGGTTTGGTtgcaaaaaatccaaaaaaatccTTAGTATTTGTATGTAAGGAGAACTACGCATGGCCTGATTCCCtcggtgggatacgtaggctaTCGGCATGCGGTTCAGTCATATTTAGGTAGAAATCCAACAAATCTTTTACCATTTAAGTAACAAAACTACGCTTGACCTAATTCCTATggcaggatacgtaggcaatccacatcgggttcggtccctttattagaaaaatttcaaaccattttTATGTACCTTACGAACTACGttctgacctgattcccttagcgggatacgtaggcaacttatataaggttcggtcacaccacaacataaGTTTAGTGTACCCTTCCAAAGTCAAAACTGGGGCAGATTTTGGGAAGATATAGACAAGAGAATGGTTGGACATCGATGAGATTAAGGCTACCAGACAGGAAGTATTATAGATAAATGACTTTTCAATTGTTTTGGAAGTGTCACAATCTAAAAGTTGACAGAAatttttacaacttatatacatatatatatatatatatatatatatatatatatatatatatatatatatatatatatatctatatatatatatacatatacttgcatatatatatatttcaaatgaaacattttctttcaattgttttcactactattcatctaccgaggcttgaacggagatcacaagatccaaacaaacaaGATGAACGGAGCGCCAACAATGTCAAGCTTtgagtcaacacgaatcaacttccccctcccaaactaagaatttttctttgagtgcaggaatAAAACACCGCGAGATCAATAGTCAAGTCTATCAATTATGGCCGAAAAGCATCATTTGGCTCATTGTGGTCTTGCCTTAAAAGCCAACGGCTTTATTTCtaactttatctttaattttattttttatcacaaTAACTTTATGACTTTATTGACAAATACACCTGTTTTTGTAGGTTGTCGAGATCGAAGGCGTATTAAATCAGGATTACATGTCGAAAATCGAAGTCGTCATTTATTTGTCTTGTCACGATCTCATCAACATCATAAGCCAAATGGCCACACtcttatcattcactttacctactttaacgactttatccTGAACTTTACAGGAATCATCATCAAGTCCGCGAAAAAAACCGGAGACGTCATTTGGCTATATAGCCTCAGCCAAACGGCTACACTCTTACTTTACTCTACACtcttatcattcactttacctactttaacgaCTTTACCCTGAACTTTACAGGAATCATCATCAAGTCCCCGAAAACAACCGGAGACGTCATTTGGCTATACAGCCTCATCTGCATAAGCCAAACGGCTACACTCTTACTTTACTCTACACtcttatcattcactttacctactttaacgaCTTTACCCTGAACTTTACAGGAATCATCATCAAGTCCCCGAAAACAACCGGAGACGTCATTTGGCTATACAGCCTCATCTGCATAAGCCAAACGGCTACGCTCttactttactctctactttattactttactttatcaataactttatcattcactttacctactttaacgaCTTTACCTTAAATTTTACAGA carries:
- the LOC132042615 gene encoding extensin-like, which encodes MSDPAASISTGLENVVIPSDPPETSEHRTTIQHDEHIARLTQEIEDLRGELNRVRDLTNLSITLQSPPPEPRNVAPNPPRFPSLESPAPKHFPPQNNTPTNNNFPPITPANPPNPSSVYTPPQSQPPTYTTYVIPNPPPVNPPSQSLVQTPYVPLSTNTNPPPKTTLPNPPN